AGCAGGCGGTCAATCATAAAGCAAAAATGTTATACTTGAAATATCAGAGATTTACATATGTCCATCGCCAAGTACGCCGCACAGAGGGTAATAGTTCGGAAaggagagtgagtgaatgagtgaataaaactaaaaatgaccaaaaagagatagagaaaaaaaacgagaaaagaaGAGGGGTAAAATACTCAAAGGATGGAAGAAGACTGCAAGGTTTACAAAGAAACGAGAGGCCAATGGATATTGAGATGCTGTTGCTTACCTTCACTGCAACATTCATGTCGTCGTCAACCGTAAAGAATGGAGGTTTGTTTCGGAGCAGATTAGTATCAGCAAGAAGATGCGCACGTGACACAGCAATCAATCGCCCACATGTCTGAACCTACACTCACGGAAGTCTGAAAGTCACTTAATTATAAATGAACATAACCAGGTGTTCTCAAGCATAACTGGGCAACGAATCTTGCCAGGCGGCTACGAAAATCAGCGGTGAACGCCAAAGATATGTAATAATTCCCTTTTCGTACTTCTCCTTCGCTAGGCATTTGGCATCGATACACAGGCATCTGCATACCGTATGGGCTCGTGCATATGGATGTCTTAAAATGGAGGAAATCAGATGTGCATAGTCTAGGAGTAATCAATGTATGTACGACTTACAAAACCACCCCAAAGGGCACCCCAGTTGAGTATGCTAATCGCAGCCATgaatatttaaagaataaagcGAGTCAAGTGGTAATTTGGCCTGAAATGATAGATTTTTGAATCTTGTCCGATTAAAACTTCTGGCCTCATAAAGATCAATAGTTTACTTATAATTGTGTCTAAAATACAGGGAGTTTGAAGAAGGCCGGCATGTGATGTTGTTAGTGAGGTCTCTGAACAGTCGCTCAGTTTCCTGACACATCTGACACACAGTAtttctggaaactttttccTGTCTAATTACAGATTATAATAATTCTAATTTCTTGCGAGAAAGAGGTACGGAAATACAGTGACATTCATGAATCGGCTCAAATATGTGTTAGAGCGGACATGATTCAGAAAGTCAGAATTTTTCATCTAAGCCAACTTTACCATTTGATTTGCTTTTCCCTTTTACCGTCATCAAAGCACTTCCTGTTTACAAAGGGCATTGAACTGTCGATATTAACCCCTCGGCTACCTCTCCACACATCCCTTGATaatagagaaatattttacttaaaaagaCCGTTAAAGCCGATCGTGGATCATCTTCAATCATACATTTTGAACTTGCACTTGAAGGATTACCATGATAACACAAACACTTAACtaatctttaaaacaacaaaatgtctaACATTGTTGCTACCCTCAGCaatatcataaagaaataaaataaaatttaaaaagcagttgAAAGAGAGGATAGATCAGTTTAGACATACCAGGGTAGGTGTAACCATAGCAGTGGCCTGGTCGTGCCAGCAACCAGGGGTAGATGCTTAGTGGGTCGCGGCTTCCGGTCGTCAGCAGCCCATGAGACAGGGACAGTCCCGCTGCCACAGCTGGCGGAAACGGGCCTCCAAGAGAGTGAGGGTGAGGGAGGCCTGCAGACCCCAGGGCTGGACTAACAAGGCCGGGTAGGTGCGGGGTGGCTGCACCTCTGGTGGTCAAGCCCCACAGGGAACGCACAGTGAGCAGTTCTGGGTatgtacagcagcagcagctccaaCAGCAAGCGGCAGGCCCACGTCGCCAACCACATCTCGTCGCCCACGGTCTCCACCTGTCCGAGCGGTCACCGCCGACAGCGACGACTTCAACTGTGCTGACGTTGGCAGGTGAGGATGGGGCACGGGCACTCGGGTCTCCGTTCTCCTGTCGTCTTCCTCCTCGTCGTCTGCCTCCCCCCTGTGCACTGCATCCGACACGAGAGGCGCAGGTGAGGCGAAGGACAGTTGCACGCGGTGTGTGCTGTCTCGCTTCGAATCCCGCAGTCTCTCTTTACCGGTCTTTGGAATGTTGAGGCTCCCTCCGCTGGTGATGGTGCTATGTCTcgtgctgttgctgctgccaatGATGGCTTCGATGCTGAACCCGTAAGGTCTTTTTGGAGGCGCGGTGGCATTCATGTTGTATTGTTCTCATAAAATCCCTCCCGTGGCGAAATTTtggaagtttatttttagaaggaAAAGGTCGATGCgacacacagcaacattttaTTGGTGACTGACGTGGCGGTAACACCCTCCGCAGTccgtctccttttttttaaaattaaacaccGACTTCCCACTACCAAAGCTTTTCTACACAAACAATAATGTCCGAACTAATTCTCGACACTTACTGAGATTCGGAGAAAAGAACGAACATTTGATCATCTCGGTTTCACAGTTCGGCACCGCTTCCCATGAACCCAGCAAAGCTCGACAGACGTTTCGTCACAAACTGTCGTCCACGGTTTGTCTAGCTGCACGTGAACCTGCTTGTATGGATGCTGCAGGTTTCATACATTTCTATCTCATACATAAATCGTGTCCCTTTCTTGCCAATAGGACAGTTTACAAACTCTCCGATACAATGTACAATGTCCGCggctttgtcgtctgcttcaggTTCGTGCTTGCCGAGACGGCTTTTACAACAGTCATTCTGATTGGACGAAAGGCGAGACGATAGACGAGTCGGCGAACCCGAGGGTGGCAGCTGTGATGCGTGTGTGATGCGAAGAATCCGGCATAGAGGCGGGGCGAGACACGCAGCGGTCTGTCCTCAATTTTTACACAGCGGTGGGggagattaaaaaagaaaaaaaaaaag
This sequence is a window from Pomacea canaliculata isolate SZHN2017 linkage group LG5, ASM307304v1, whole genome shotgun sequence. Protein-coding genes within it:
- the LOC112564123 gene encoding uncharacterized protein LOC112564123, which codes for MYVSSTIPYLPPSCCVTVLSKSSQFKRVLPFIGVSRLQDEVRNAAAVPTTPAGPCRETAGFEARQHTPRATVLRLTCASRVGCSAQGGGRRRGGRRQENGDPSARAPSSPANVSTVEVVAVGGDRSDRWRPWATRCGWRRGPAACCWSCCCCTYPELLTVRSLWGLTTRGAATPHLPGLVSPALGSAGLPHPHSLGGPFPPAVAAGLSLSHGLLTTGSRDPLSIYPWLLARPGHCYGYTYPGSAEASFLFHPYRNQADPNSLLAITVTEAGASLRAKPLCCSGRKGRTLPPN